The DNA region TTGGTGAGACTAGGAAAATAAATAAAGATCTTAAAGTTAGATCTGATATTGGACTGTAGGATTGGTTGAGAATTCTGAAAATAGGTGTATTTTTAGGTAACTTTTATAATTTCACGAAAAAAAGAGCCCATAAAAAAGCCCGAAAATTGGTACAGTGCCCTTTTATTTAGTGTTAAGAGTGGGATTCGAACCCACGACCTACGGTTTAGAAGACCGTTAATATGAAGTTCTATACTAGACTGAACGACACTAAATAACTATAAATCAACAATCGTTATGTAAACGTGTGTGCCATATATAGCTGATTGCATCTTAATATCTGTCAACTTTTCGGTAACTTTTAAGCAGCAGATTAAAATCTGTTGCTTTTTATTTCACCAATCGGAATAACACTTTCATATTCATCTTCAAACTCTTGTTCAATGTCTCGACTGCCTTTATCCATCTCAAAAATGTATAAATTACAAAATACTGCTGCTACTGTGTAGGTGGTATAGACATCATTATTCAACTTGTAAATTGCATACGCTGAACTATCATAGCACTCCGCTAACCAACTGTAATCCACGTTAGGCTTATAACCTAATGATTGCAACCACGCTGGCGTGCTAAAATCTTCGTCTACTGGTGTTGTTGAAATAAATTTCATGTCTTTACCCACCTTTTATTGTGATGGCTGAATTATAGCATAAAAAAAGCCCCTACCTCCGATTAAGGAAGTAAGGGCTTTTAACGTGCTAAGTTGGGAGCAAAGCACATAAATAATATAACTTATGTTGGGTGAAAAGACAATCCCCCACCGGTTAGGGTGAAGGAGGTGAGATTAAAATATCTATTTCACTAATGATAAAAAATCTCCTATACTAATTGAAGAATCTTTTAAATTATCAAAACACTCCCGCTTGTATTGTTTCGAATTTTCATAATGATATCTAGACGGAATTGCTAAATGGTATATATCTATAAAAATTATATAAATAAAGTAATTTAATTCATAATTATCATCTATTTCAATATCATAAGCGACATAAAATCGAACAGGAGATGATTTTTTAATCGTTCCGCTAGCATGCACTTTATATACTAGATCATTTTCAAAATAATCTTTAGACTTACCTACTTGGTCTAGTTCCATTAAGATTTTATGCAGTCTTTTATTTTTATGATAATCAAATTTTATATTGTTCATCTTTTCATATTTTAACATACGAAATTTTGACCTATTTACTCTTCTTAGATAATCTTTTGCATCGATAACAGTATTTCTGAAAACTGAATTCTCTACTTCAAAATCTGGAAGAAAATTTGTGAACTCTAATTCTTCAATTTTTTTAGATTCCAATACATGTTCATCCAAAAATTTCACTATTGCGTTTGGAACATCAAAGTCTGCCTTAAGATTATTCCTTGATAAATCCTTCTTAATTGGTTGCGTGTTTATGGTGTTTTCAAGATTAGATTTTGAAATGTCAGATTTCAATTGCCTAATATTATCACTAAAATCAACCATTAACAGAATATTCCTCGATAATTTGATCCTTGTCCATTTCATTTTCATGATGTTGTAAATATTTTAAAAACGGTGTTACACATAACACTAATAAAACTACTAGTAGATGCTTAATTACACCCAATAAACCTTTAGTACTATTAGCCTCCTTGTTAATAAATCCTTTGGCAATACCTGTCACAAGATCTAGCAAAACCAAAAATAAAAACACCCAATAAACCAGAGTGCTGCCTACATTTCTGTATTCAATCAATAATGTTTCGAGTTCAATCACTCTAAATAACATTTCCATTTTCCACTTCCTTTCAATTTTGGGTAACAAAAAAAAGCTTAACTCCACAGTTAAGCTAACTTCACAATTTTATCTTTTCACTCTTATAAATTCTTCCATTGACATCTTTTAAATAAAAACGAAAAGAAACATCATTAGGTAAATCTAAATCTCCTATATGTATTAGAATTCTTTGATGTCCGATAAAAGACAAAGGGAACCCCCCTTTGATCAGTTTTCCATCTACAACCCGAATCGTTATTTCATCTAATTTGGATTCTTCAAATGAGCATTTATGTTTTATCGCTTTAGGCTTAATATAACCAAATTCAATGAAAGTATAATCATCCGCTGAACCTTTAGTTAGTAATCAAAAATCCAAATCCTTATAACCCTTACGCGTTGCAAGCTTCATTTTTAGCTTTGGTTTGTTACTTTGATAAGAGAACCATAAAGACAATATAACAGCGAGTAGCGTACCTATAGCACTCAACATATCCCAGAAATTACCAAAATCTATTGTTATATTCAAACCTATCACTCCCAAACTTTAATACTCGTAATATAGCATATTAGTTGGAAGTGATAAATAGAGTAGCCGGTTAGATACTCTCGATAATTATTATTTAACCTTCAATTTCTCCTAAATCGATTAGATTATCATAGTGTTCAACAAAATAGTCTCTATCATCTAGACAAATAACCTGTCTTTCTGGACCTTCTGGTAATTCTACTTCGTTCAAGAATCTTCCACACGCTATACATCTGCCTAAAAACTCTTCTTTAGGTAATACTTTTTCATCTGAATAGTTAATGTATCTCTCAATTTCTTGTTCTGAAAATTTCCGCATAAAAACCACTCCCAAACTTTTACTATAATATAGCATATTGTCATAGTGCAACAATCTGGCAAATACATTATACTAATAATAAAACTATTAAGGGGATTAAAATGAGACCAAGAAAAAAACTTAACGAAGCTGTACTTTTGCGTGTATTCGCAATTCTTAGTGTGGTAATAGGACATAGTATAATTGTCTATTCAAATGAATGGAACTGGTACGATATGACTCTAGAATCACCATTTTTGAACGGATTAAAAGCGTTTATTAACATATTTCAAATGCCTTTATTCATCTCTCTATCCGGATATCTTTTTTATTACCTAAAGATAGAAAATGGAAAATATACTAACTTTTATTCTTTTATAAAAAATAAGTTTACCAGATTAATTGTTCCCTTTGTTGGTATAGGTCTTTTAGTTATGATACCTATGAGACTGCTCGGACAATATCCAAACTATAATGGTAAATCAATTTCAACAATCATTATAAATGATTTACTTTTAGGTAAAGACGCCGGTAACTTGTGGTTTCTTCCCGTATTATTTTTTATTTTCATAATCTTTTATGTTTATTCAAACTTTTTACATAGAAATAATAAACTGTTCCTACTTTTAGTTTTCTGTATTCTATTTTTTGCATCATTAATTTCTTTCAAAATTCCGAATATTTTTTTCATGAAGAATACGGTATACTATAGTTTATTTTTTTACTTAGGATTTTGCTTATATCCGCTGAAATATAAAATCTATAGTTATCGATCAATCATATTACCGGTAACATTGGTTTTACAATTTAGCGCATTAGCAATGACTCAATTTGACCTACCACCTATCACATTATTTTCAGTAATAGTTTACGGTGTAGAAATTTTGTCATCGGTACTAAGCTGTATTTTCTTTTACACCGCATTTATCACTATTGATGAGAAATATAAAGCCATTTCCACATCCAAAAATATTCAATTAATAGATAGGAATAGTTTTGGACTTTACCTTTTCCATTCTTCATTAATGTATCCCATTTTGAATTATTCAGAAGAATTGATTGTTAACCCTATTTTATTTTCTTTAAGTTTATTCTTCATTATTACTATAACTTCATTGGTTTTAACTGTAATAATAACAAAAATACCTTACTTAAAAATGTTAGTTGGCAAATAATCAAAGAGACCTTTTAGGTCTCTTTTTAAATTATATCAACTTTTTTAGAAACTTTGAAAATTCCATAACCATAACTAAAAGTTAAACTTTCAGCTTCGGAAGGCACTACGTAATCTGCTTCAAAATAATAATCATCTATACTACTTTCGGACACTGAAATATTTGTATGATTACCAAGATTGTCTACAACATCAACTTCTCCAAACTCGATTGATGTCTCATCAAAATTCAATGGTGCTTTTAGTTTAACTTTAATTACATCTCCAACCTGATAAGCATCAATTGATATATCATCTGCACTATGATACGCCAATGAGTGTATCCAGGCTGTGTTATATGCAACCCACCCCTCTGAATAGCCATAGTGAGCGAGGGGAGCAAAAGGATACGACACCTCTTTGGGTGAGCCGTCTAAAGACCCTGGTACGTTTGAAAGTTCACCAAAACCGTTCATACGCTTAAACCAGTTAGTGTCAGCACCTTCGATTTCGGAAGTTGCCTTAAAACTAAAATGGCGACCAAAAGGGTTACGTCCGAAAACAGTGTCTAGTTGAGCGACTGCTACTTCTTTTAATCGTTTAATTTTCAAATCATCTGTCAGCACTCTACAAACCGCATAAGCTGATGCTGCAAAACCTGCTAAATTTCCCGGTTCGTTATATTGATTACCCCCACCGGTCCATTGGTCTATTTCACTATCTGTAATATCATTTGGGTCACTAAACTTACGCAAATCCCATAAATTATCAGACCTTGAAATCATCACATCTGCCCAGCGCTCAATCTTTGCACTAATACCCGACGGTGCTAAATCTGGATATTTCTCCTTAAAATATGCCAAGTTTGTCATTGTGATATGTTCACTCATACGTTGACCTTTAGTTGTCATCGGATCGTCTAAATCAACATCATTTATTAGCCACTCCGCATTGGCGTATGCAGCATCAAAATACTGTTGGTATGGTAAACCGTCACGTTTCGCAACCTCATACATCATTAAATTAGGCGTAATAGCGTGACCTGGTGGCAACATACCTTTGGTATCACCATAGTGTGTCTGTGGCACTAAAAGGTTGTGAGAATATGCTTGAGGTGTGTCATACCAAGATAAATTGCAATTGGGATTAGTCCACTCTGAAATTGTAAAATCTCGAATGGTTGTATAGAAGTCGTTGGTTACGTATTGCTTGATATGTGGGTATAGGTATAGGAAATATGCCAACTGTTCTTTTATCAGACTATGTAATTGAATGTTGTGATTGACAGCTAGGTCATGGTATCTCATCACCGCAAATTTGATAAGCCATATAATGTCTGGCTCATTCTGAACGCTTAATTCCGAGTACTCTGTGACATCAAGGTGAGTAACTCGGTAGGGCATGCGTTCAAATAAACTAGGATTAGCCATGTATTGAGGTACTAACACGTTTAGTTCAAAAGTAAATTGGTGACTATCACGCCATCCATATCCTTTTTCCCAATCCTTAGCAAAACCATCCTCTCTGGACTCAATCATAAATTTTAAGTTTGGAGGTACGGAAACTCTTTGAGTAATGTATTTCCCTATCATGAAATTATAAGATTGTAGGCTCGCACACTCTATATAATATTCTCCAAATTCATTTGGCTGAAAGTCTGTAAAGTCCGCTATCATGCCTGATACGTTTCCTGTATATACGGTACCTTGCGTTGAAACTTCCTTAATATAAAAAGCTGTACCGTCTGCTACGTTGGTCACTGTTGCTCGCTTAGATTTATCAGTATCATAACCGCTAAGGGTACCTTGTATATCCAGAGAGCTATCTCAAAAGTAGAAGGGGGAAATGTAATTGGTTCAACCAAAAACACTTCAAGCGAGCGTACTATTTCGTTAGACCAAACGACAGTTTTTAAATTACGCAAGTGGAAATTGGAACAAACGAAAATATTGTTTAAGTTTGGTAAGAGGCCTAAACCTGATGACCAACAATATGTACTAGTTAACTTTGACACAAATGACCATTTAGAAAGCACGTATTTTGGCTCTCTGACACGTAAACTAGTCAAAAGGTATAATCTACCACACATAACCCCCCACGGCTTCAGACATACGCATTGTAGCCTTTTATTTGAAGCTGGAGTGTCCATTAAAGATGTTCAAGATAGATTAGGTCACAGATCGTACCAAACCACCATGAATATCTATACGCATGTAACGAATAAAAGACGAGATGAAACTGCAGATACTTTTGCCGAGTTTATGTTAAATATTTAGTTTCCTGTCGACTTTCCTTTCAACTTTTTTAAAAACACGAAAAAAGAGCGCCACACCAAAGCCCGAAAACCTTGATACAGCGCCCTTTTATTTAGTGTTAAGAGTGGGATTCGAACCCACGACCTACGGTTTAGAAGACCGTTGCTCTATCCAGCTGAGCTATCCTAACAAAAGCCGTCATGTTTAGATGACAACTATTAAATTTTATACCAAGATAGCAATGTCTGTCAAGTGTATTTTACTCAGATTTAGGCAATTGTAAATATTTGGGTTTAAATAAATGCACTTCATATTGCTGAGACACTTCGTCAAATTCCATCTTTTCAAAATAAGTATGGTCCTGCAGTCCCATCCAATTACCGATTTGACTCGGTGAAACAGCGATCTCAACTTCGTCATAT from Aerococcus urinaeequi includes:
- a CDS encoding phage holin family protein, which gives rise to MEMLFRVIELETLLIEYRNVGSTLVYWVFLFLVLLDLVTGIAKGFINKEANSTKGLLGVIKHLLVVLLVLCVTPFLKYLQHHENEMDKDQIIEEYSVNG
- a CDS encoding acyltransferase family protein produces the protein MRPRKKLNEAVLLRVFAILSVVIGHSIIVYSNEWNWYDMTLESPFLNGLKAFINIFQMPLFISLSGYLFYYLKIENGKYTNFYSFIKNKFTRLIVPFVGIGLLVMIPMRLLGQYPNYNGKSISTIIINDLLLGKDAGNLWFLPVLFFIFIIFYVYSNFLHRNNKLFLLLVFCILFFASLISFKIPNIFFMKNTVYYSLFFYLGFCLYPLKYKIYSYRSIILPVTLVLQFSALAMTQFDLPPITLFSVIVYGVEILSSVLSCIFFYTAFITIDEKYKAISTSKNIQLIDRNSFGLYLFHSSLMYPILNYSEELIVNPILFSLSLFFIITITSLVLTVIITKIPYLKMLVGK
- a CDS encoding site-specific integrase, with translation MYIQRAISKVEGGNVIGSTKNTSSERTISLDQTTVFKLRKWKLEQTKILFKFGKRPKPDDQQYVLVNFDTNDHLESTYFGSLTRKLVKRYNLPHITPHGFRHTHCSLLFEAGVSIKDVQDRLGHRSYQTTMNIYTHVTNKRRDETADTFAEFMLNI